A single window of Mycobacterium sp. ITM-2016-00318 DNA harbors:
- the tkt gene encoding transketolase, whose protein sequence is MTTVEEISALTRPNHPDDWTDLDSESVDTVRVLAADAVQKVGNGHPGTAMSLAPLAYTLFQRQMRHDPSDVHWLGRDRFVLSCGHSSLTLYIQLYLGGFGLELSDIESLRTWKSKTPGHPEFRHTKGVEITTGPLGQGLASAVGMAMASRFERGLFDPDTPWGESPFDHYIYVIASDGDMEEGVTSEASSLAGTQQLGNLIVFYDQNQISIEHDTNIALSEDVSARYRAYGWHVQEVEGGENVVGIEQAIAEAKKVTDKPSFISLRTIIGYPAPTKMNTGGAHGSALGDEEVAATKRVLGFDPDKTFEVRDEVIEHTRKLVDRGKEAHEKWQPQFDAWAEREPERKKLLDRLLSQELPEGWDADITQWQPGDKALATRAAFGQVLNDVAPKLPELWGGSADLAGSNNTTIKGVKSFGPPSISTEDFTADWYGRVLHFGVREHAMGSILSGIVLHGPTRAFGGTFLQFSDYMRPAVRLASLMDIDTIYIWTHDSIGLGEDGPTHQPIEHLAALRAIPNLSVVRPGDPNETAYAWRSILARGNGSGPVGFILTRQGIPVLEGTDADGVAKGGYVLGGIPDELPDVVLIGTGSELQLAVEAKKLLAEKDITATVVSMPCVEWFESQPAEYRDKVLPPAVSARVAVEAAVAQSWYKLVGDTGEIISIEHYGESADDKTLFREFGFTPEAVVAAAERSLDN, encoded by the coding sequence GTGACAACCGTCGAAGAGATTTCCGCCCTTACCCGTCCCAATCACCCGGACGACTGGACCGATCTGGATTCGGAATCAGTCGACACCGTCCGAGTACTGGCGGCGGATGCGGTGCAGAAAGTCGGCAACGGTCACCCGGGCACGGCGATGAGCCTCGCTCCCCTGGCGTACACGCTGTTTCAGCGCCAGATGCGCCACGATCCCAGCGACGTGCACTGGCTCGGTCGCGATCGGTTCGTGCTGTCCTGCGGTCACTCCAGCCTGACCTTGTACATCCAGCTCTACTTGGGCGGCTTCGGCCTCGAGCTGTCTGACATCGAGTCGCTGCGCACGTGGAAGAGCAAGACGCCCGGGCACCCCGAGTTCCGCCACACCAAGGGTGTTGAGATCACCACCGGCCCGCTGGGCCAGGGTCTGGCCTCTGCGGTCGGGATGGCCATGGCGTCGCGCTTCGAGCGCGGCCTGTTCGACCCGGACACGCCATGGGGTGAGAGTCCGTTCGACCACTACATCTACGTGATCGCCTCCGACGGCGACATGGAGGAGGGTGTCACCAGCGAGGCGTCCTCACTGGCGGGCACCCAGCAGCTCGGCAACCTGATTGTGTTCTACGACCAGAATCAGATCTCGATCGAGCACGACACGAACATCGCACTGTCCGAGGATGTGTCGGCCCGTTACCGCGCCTACGGCTGGCACGTACAGGAGGTCGAGGGGGGCGAGAACGTTGTCGGCATCGAGCAGGCCATCGCCGAGGCGAAGAAGGTCACCGACAAGCCGTCGTTCATCTCCCTGCGCACGATCATCGGCTATCCGGCGCCCACCAAGATGAACACCGGAGGTGCGCACGGCTCGGCGCTGGGCGACGAAGAGGTGGCCGCCACCAAGCGCGTCCTTGGTTTCGACCCGGACAAGACCTTCGAGGTACGCGACGAGGTCATCGAGCACACCCGCAAGCTCGTCGACCGCGGCAAGGAAGCCCACGAGAAGTGGCAGCCGCAGTTCGACGCGTGGGCCGAAAGGGAACCCGAGCGCAAGAAGCTGCTCGACCGCTTGCTGTCCCAGGAGCTGCCCGAGGGCTGGGACGCCGACATCACGCAGTGGCAGCCGGGCGACAAGGCGCTCGCCACCCGCGCCGCATTCGGTCAGGTGCTCAATGACGTCGCCCCCAAGCTGCCCGAACTGTGGGGTGGCTCAGCGGATTTGGCGGGCAGCAACAACACCACCATCAAGGGCGTCAAGTCGTTCGGGCCGCCGTCGATCTCGACCGAGGACTTCACCGCGGACTGGTACGGACGCGTGCTGCACTTCGGCGTCCGCGAGCACGCGATGGGATCGATCCTGTCGGGCATTGTGCTGCACGGCCCGACCCGCGCGTTCGGCGGCACCTTCCTGCAGTTCTCCGATTACATGCGGCCCGCGGTGCGGCTCGCGTCGCTGATGGACATCGACACCATCTACATCTGGACGCACGACTCGATCGGGCTCGGCGAGGACGGTCCGACGCATCAGCCCATCGAGCACCTCGCGGCGCTGCGCGCCATCCCCAACCTGTCGGTGGTGCGCCCCGGCGACCCCAACGAGACGGCGTACGCCTGGCGGAGCATCCTGGCGCGCGGCAACGGTAGCGGCCCGGTGGGCTTCATCCTCACCCGCCAGGGGATTCCGGTGCTCGAGGGCACCGACGCAGACGGCGTCGCCAAGGGCGGCTATGTGCTCGGCGGCATTCCGGACGAGCTGCCCGACGTCGTACTGATCGGCACCGGTTCCGAGCTCCAACTCGCTGTCGAGGCGAAGAAGCTCCTGGCGGAGAAGGACATCACCGCGACGGTGGTGTCCATGCCGTGCGTGGAATGGTTCGAGTCGCAGCCCGCCGAGTACCGCGACAAGGTGTTGCCGCCAGCAGTTTCAGCGCGGGTGGCTGTCGAGGCCGCGGTGGCGCAGAGCTGGTACAAGCTCGTCGGCGACACCGGCGAGATCATCTCGATCGAGCACTACGGCGAATCCGCCGACGACAAGACGCTGTTCCGTGAGTTCGGGTTCACCCCCGAAGCCGTTGTGGCAGCCGCGGAACGATCACTGGACAACTGA
- a CDS encoding heme o synthase, giving the protein MKVRESRLVGGSPSRTRTALLGYLSLTKPRVIELLLVTTIPAMLLADRGAVNPLLILNTLVGGLLAAAGANALNCVADADIDKKMKRTERRPLARESVPRSHALVFGLALSVASFFWLWWTTNMLSAHLAGATIAFYVLVYTLLLKRRTSQNVVWGGAAGCMPVMIGWSAVTGTIAWPALVMFAIIFFWTPPHTWALAMRYKDDYEAAGVPMLPVVATERQVTKQILVYTWLTVAATLALALATGWLYASVALVAGTWFLAMAHQLYAGVRRGEPIKPLRLFLQSNNYLAVVFCALAVDSALDLPTLLSL; this is encoded by the coding sequence GTGAAGGTTCGCGAAAGCCGCCTGGTTGGCGGGTCGCCCAGCCGAACTCGCACTGCGCTCCTCGGGTACCTCTCGCTGACCAAGCCGCGGGTGATCGAGCTGCTGCTTGTCACCACCATTCCCGCCATGCTGCTGGCCGACCGCGGAGCTGTGAATCCGCTGCTGATTCTGAACACCCTGGTCGGCGGGCTACTCGCGGCCGCAGGCGCCAACGCGCTGAACTGCGTGGCCGACGCGGACATCGACAAGAAGATGAAGCGCACCGAGCGCCGACCGCTGGCGCGCGAAAGCGTGCCGCGCAGCCACGCGCTCGTCTTCGGGCTGGCGCTGTCGGTGGCCTCGTTCTTCTGGCTGTGGTGGACGACGAACATGCTTTCGGCACACTTGGCCGGGGCGACGATCGCGTTCTACGTGCTCGTTTACACGCTGCTGCTCAAACGCAGGACATCGCAGAACGTGGTGTGGGGCGGGGCGGCGGGCTGTATGCCGGTGATGATCGGCTGGTCGGCGGTGACGGGCACCATCGCTTGGCCCGCGCTGGTGATGTTCGCGATCATCTTCTTCTGGACGCCGCCGCACACCTGGGCGCTCGCGATGCGCTACAAGGACGACTACGAGGCGGCCGGCGTGCCCATGCTGCCGGTGGTGGCCACCGAGCGCCAGGTGACCAAGCAGATCCTGGTCTACACATGGCTGACCGTGGCGGCGACGCTCGCGCTGGCGCTGGCCACGGGGTGGCTGTACGCGTCCGTGGCCCTGGTGGCAGGCACCTGGTTCCTCGCGATGGCCCACCAGCTGTATGCAGGCGTGCGGCGCGGCGAGCCGATCAAGCCGCTGCGGTTGTTCCTACAGTCGAACAACTATCTGGCTGTCGTGTTCTGCGCGCTGGCAGTCGATTCGGCACTTGACCTGCCGACGCTGCTCAGCCTCTGA
- a CDS encoding quinone oxidoreductase, producing MHAIEVAETGGPEVLRYVEKPTPSAGPGEVLIKAEAIGINFIDTYFRSGLYKRELPFILGLEVCGTVEAVGDDVAALGVGNRVVTAQGNGSYAEYCTAPADFCAYVPDGVSPDVAAASLLKGMTAHYLLKSVYPVQQGDDVLVHAGAGGVGLILTQWATSQAVRVITTVSTPAKAELSRKAGAAEVLDYPDDPEEFGARIKELTVGGVAAVYDGVGAATFDASMASLAVRGTLALFGASSGPVPAFDPQRLNAAGSLFLTRPTLAHYTRSADEFSWRAGELLDAIASGTINVTVSERYRLEDAERAHRDLQGRKTVGSVVLVP from the coding sequence ATGCACGCCATTGAAGTCGCCGAAACCGGCGGACCCGAAGTCCTTCGATACGTCGAGAAGCCCACACCGTCGGCCGGACCCGGTGAGGTGCTGATCAAAGCCGAGGCCATCGGCATCAACTTCATCGACACCTACTTCCGGTCGGGTCTCTACAAACGGGAACTCCCCTTCATTCTGGGCCTCGAAGTATGCGGAACGGTGGAAGCCGTCGGCGACGATGTCGCCGCGCTCGGTGTCGGCAACCGGGTGGTCACGGCGCAAGGCAACGGCTCCTACGCCGAATACTGCACGGCGCCAGCCGATTTCTGTGCCTATGTCCCCGACGGCGTCAGCCCGGACGTCGCCGCGGCGTCGCTACTCAAAGGGATGACGGCGCATTACCTGCTCAAGTCGGTCTACCCGGTGCAGCAGGGCGATGACGTACTCGTGCACGCGGGCGCAGGCGGCGTCGGGCTGATCCTCACCCAGTGGGCGACCAGTCAGGCGGTCCGGGTCATCACCACCGTCTCGACACCGGCGAAGGCCGAGTTGAGCAGGAAGGCGGGTGCGGCGGAGGTGCTCGACTATCCGGACGATCCCGAGGAGTTCGGCGCCAGAATCAAGGAGCTGACCGTCGGCGGTGTCGCGGCGGTGTACGACGGCGTCGGTGCCGCCACGTTCGACGCGAGCATGGCCAGTCTCGCCGTGCGCGGCACGCTCGCGTTGTTCGGCGCCTCGAGTGGACCCGTTCCAGCGTTCGACCCACAACGGCTCAATGCCGCGGGCTCGCTGTTCCTGACCCGCCCGACCCTGGCGCACTACACCCGGTCAGCGGACGAATTCTCTTGGCGGGCAGGAGAATTGCTGGACGCGATCGCATCGGGGACCATCAACGTGACGGTCAGCGAGCGCTATCGCCTCGAGGATGCCGAGCGGGCGCACCGCGACCTGCAAGGTCGCAAGACCGTCGGGTCCGTCGTGCTGGTGCCCTAG